The Desulfofalx alkaliphila DSM 12257 genome includes the window TGTCCAGCTTTTGAAAGAGCTTGGGGCTTTGGTAATACTTCTCTGCCAGCTGCCAAACCATCAGGGTGCGGTAACCGCAGGGGTCAAGGTTATCATCGGAACGGCCGAAGGTAATATTGTCCTTTAGTAAAATATGATACCAGTTGTCGGCATTGATTGCCCCACTTTCCCCGGAGAGTTTATTATATGCCAATACAATTTGGTCGTTGGCAAAGATATAGTATTTGTCAACATATTTGGGCACCAGCAGTTCCTCAAAGAGCATTGGATCAGCCAGGGCTAACACATCCACCTTTTTGCCATGGGCAACCTGCTTAGCACATGCCCTTGAGCCATGGCCCTCCAAGATTATATTAAGCCCCGGGTATGTGTTTTTTAACAGCTTAGCACACTGGGTAATGGGCATCCGCAAGGCACCGGCATGTAATATCCTTAGGCTTGTCTTCATGGCTATTCCCTCCCCGCCCAGTTACGGTATTCATTTAAAAAGGTCTGTAAATTGTCAACCTTCTCTTTTACTAATTCTACACAGTAAATTAAGGCCCTTTCCCCCTCGGCGGTTAATTGGTATAACCTTCTCGACGGACCTATTGATTCAGCCTGCCACTTGGAAATAACCAGCCCGTCCTCTTCCATCTTGCGCAAATTTCTGTATATGGTTGCCGGGTCCACTTCCAGCTCGCAAAAATTAGCTTCGTCAATTTTTTGGATTAGTTCATAGCCGTGGGAAGGTTTTTGGGAAAGAAAAAAGAGCAGTGTAGGTACCAGCATCTTATCTAAGCGCCCGGCAAGGTGCCGGTATACTTTGTTATTGTTATTGTATTCCCCCACCAAATCACCCCTGTTCGCCGCTTCCTTTTACGCCCTTGTGTAATGTAATAATGTTAAAAGGTATATTCTTCTATTTCATCCCATGCCAGTTCCAATTCATCTTCTTCGCCCTCCGGGGGCTCAATCATTGGCTGCCCGTGGCAGAGCGGTGAATATTCACAGTGAGCACAGTTCTTTACATTGCTGGTGGCGTAAAATTCTGCATAGCTTCTGCTTTCAATATCCTTAATCTTTTGCCTAATATTTTTTTCGTCACTTTGATATTTTTTTTCGTTGTAGGCCAGTGACACCGGTTGGTTTGGATACCTTGGATTCCAGTACACCATGGAAACATCCTCCGGCTTTAACTGCCCTATGGGA containing:
- a CDS encoding PadR family transcriptional regulator, coding for MGEYNNNNKVYRHLAGRLDKMLVPTLLFFLSQKPSHGYELIQKIDEANFCELEVDPATIYRNLRKMEEDGLVISKWQAESIGPSRRLYQLTAEGERALIYCVELVKEKVDNLQTFLNEYRNWAGRE
- a CDS encoding extracellular solute-binding protein, with protein sequence MKTSLRILHAGALRMPITQCAKLLKNTYPGLNIILEGHGSRACAKQVAHGKKVDVLALADPMLFEELLVPKYVDKYYIFANDQIVLAYNKLSGESGAINADNWYHILLKDNITFGRSDDNLDPCGYRTLMVWQLAEKYYQSPKLFQKLDKKCSKEFIYPKSYDLASDVLVGKLDYAFSYLCVANQFGLKYVSLPEKINLSNPAQAKNYRQASVSLQGKKSGERVSITGAPIEFAVALPKNAENKEVAEAFLELILSKKGQHLLEKCGLIPY